The sequence ACCCCGGAGTCGACGATCGCCAAGTTCATCGGCCGCTCCGGGCCCGGCCTGCAGCAGCTGGCCTTCCGGGTCGACGACGTCGAGGCGGTCAGCGCGACGCTGCGCGAGCGCGGCCTGCGCCTGCTCTACGACGTCCCCAAGCGCGGGACGTCGGACAGCCGGGTGAACTTCATCCACCCGAAGGACGCCGGCGGCGTCCTGGTGGAGCTCGTCGAGCCCGCCGCCGCCCCCGCCCACTGACCGGCCGCACCTCCGCTGTTACCCACCGGTAACCTCTGCGCACCCGCACCGCCCTCCGAGCCGGCCGACGACGGCCACCGATGACCCGGGAGTACGCGTGAACGAGATCAGGGACGCCATCCTCGCCGACCAGCTGGACGCGCTGGGGAGTCTGGCAGTGCCGGAGTCCTACCGCGCCGTGCTCGTCCGCAAGGACGAGCAGGACATGTTCGTGGGCCTGTCCACGAAGGACAAGGACCCCCGCAAGTCGCTGCACGTCGAGGAGGTCGCGACCCCCGAGCTCGGCCCGGGCGAGGCGATCGTCGCCGTCATGGCGTCCTCGGTGAACTACAACACCGTGTGGACGTCGATCTTCGAGCCGGTCTCGACGTTCGGCTTCCTGGAGCGCTACGGCCGGGTGTCCGAGCTCACCAAGCGGCACGACCTGCCCTACCACGTCGTCGGCTCCGACCTGGCCGGCGTCGTGCTGCGCGTGGGCCCGGGCGTCAACAAGTGGAAGGCGGGCGACGAGGTCGTGGCGCACTGCCTCTCGGTGGAGCTCGAGGACCCGGCCGGCCACGACGACACGATGATGGACCCCCAGCAGCGCATCTGGGGCTTCGAGACCAACTTCGGCGGGCTCGCCGAGCTCGCGCTGGTCAAGAGCAACCAGCTCATGCCCAAGCCGGCCCACCTGTCCTGGGAGGAGGCGGCCAGCCCCGGGCTGGTCAACTCCACCGCCTACCGCCAGCTGGTGAGCAGGAACGGTGCCGCCATGAAGCAGGGCGACACCGTGCTGATCTGGGGCGCCTCCGGCGGTCTGGGCTCCTACGCCACCCAGATGGCGCTCAACGGCGGTGCGATCCCGGTGTGCGTCGTGAGCAACCCGGAGAAGGCCGAGATCGTCCGCAAGATGGGCGCCGAGCTGGTCATCGACCGTTCCGCGGAGGGCTACCAGTTCTGGAAGGACGAGACCACCCAGGACCCCAAGGAGTGGCAGCGCCTGGGCAAGAAGATCCGTGAGCTGACCGGCGGCGACGACGTCGACATCGTCTTCGAGCACCCCGGCCGGGAGACGTTCGGCGCCAGCGTCTACGTCGCCAAGAAGGGCGGCACGATCGTCACCTGCGCCTCCACCACCGGCTACATGCACGAGTACGACAACCGCTACCTCTGGATGAACCTCAAGCGGATCGTCAGCTCGCACTTCGCCAACTACAAGGAGGCGTGGGAGGCC is a genomic window of Blastococcus sp. HT6-30 containing:
- the ccrA gene encoding crotonyl-CoA carboxylase/reductase, which encodes MNEIRDAILADQLDALGSLAVPESYRAVLVRKDEQDMFVGLSTKDKDPRKSLHVEEVATPELGPGEAIVAVMASSVNYNTVWTSIFEPVSTFGFLERYGRVSELTKRHDLPYHVVGSDLAGVVLRVGPGVNKWKAGDEVVAHCLSVELEDPAGHDDTMMDPQQRIWGFETNFGGLAELALVKSNQLMPKPAHLSWEEAASPGLVNSTAYRQLVSRNGAAMKQGDTVLIWGASGGLGSYATQMALNGGAIPVCVVSNPEKAEIVRKMGAELVIDRSAEGYQFWKDETTQDPKEWQRLGKKIRELTGGDDVDIVFEHPGRETFGASVYVAKKGGTIVTCASTTGYMHEYDNRYLWMNLKRIVSSHFANYKEAWEANRLIDKGLIHPTLSKVYPMADVGQAALDVHRNAHQGKVGVLTLAPEEGLGVKNAEKRAKHLEAINRFRGL
- the mce gene encoding methylmalonyl-CoA epimerase, yielding MTTNDAHRTSTPAGLPAGLFTTIDHVGIAVPDLDEAIAFYAQAFGVQSVHEETNEEQGVREAMLAVGTGDTRIQLLAPLTPESTIAKFIGRSGPGLQQLAFRVDDVEAVSATLRERGLRLLYDVPKRGTSDSRVNFIHPKDAGGVLVELVEPAAAPAH